From Centroberyx gerrardi isolate f3 chromosome 15, fCenGer3.hap1.cur.20231027, whole genome shotgun sequence:
CATATCGGTGACGGTTGATGCGAGACGCAGTGACATTATGCAATTGAACACGGCCCTTTTATCAAGACGCCGATCGTGATAAAGTAATCCGCGCGTCCGATCGTGACCTGACCCGCTCGTTGTGTCCACTCGAGTTTTGAGGTTGTTGTTGGTGGCATGCTGCGAGGTTAGaatcacagagagaggagttgTTTTCTCCCTGCCAGCGCTTTAATTAACAAGATGTTAGGGTGGCCCTGGGCGGCCCTAATATCCAGCTGAGCGAGTGTTAAAGCAGATACCCAGCTGTACCCCAAGCTGTTTATCCCTTTACTAACAAGTACTTCACCAGACTTCAAATTTGATACTTCAGAGTTCAATTTACTATTCATCGTATATAAAGCTAAATTGTGTCCAAGTACAAAATGAAATGCCGCAATGGCAAAAAGATTATTACCTTTTTTGAACTGATACTTACTATACCCAAGATTCAACTCTGTGATCTGTGGAGAAATGTGCCATGATTTCATATGGGCTTTGTGACACTTCATACTGTCCGCATGTTGATCAGAGTTGCTTTGTGTTGCAGTTACATGGTGTTGCGGAAGGACGTTCGCGAGATGAACAGCGACTCTCCTCCCAAAGCCGACGCGGGGCTCAAACCAGGTGAGTCGACGCCGCGGGGCTGAAAGAACTGGAGCACAGAGCGCAGCCAGTCGCCGGCATCTACGTcttggtctgtgtgtctgcagtgtgaGCGGGTTGCAGGGAGGCAGGCTGAAGAAAGGGAAGTGCTGTTTTGCACCGGTGAAGGGTTCCTGTCACCGCAAAGTCTATTTTTGTTTGAAGTCCTTACCAGGCTTTTTATATAGTGCCCACTTTGTCTGCGGCACAGCTCGTACTCTCTCATAATTACAGTTtgaaaacagctttttttttttttattattatcagccTCTCGGTATTCACAGGTGGTTGACTCACAACTGTGACATTTCTTGCATTGTAAAAGCATAAAGCAACCGTCTGCCAAGGTGGTTAGACGCCACTTAAACCCACCTGCGACAGTGTGGCTGAACGCTCTTGCTGCCGGGAGCCACTGCAGATATTCCTCACAGATTTCTCAGGCTGCATTCTTCCACGGTTGCTTTTCAAACGTCTTTTTACATAGTCCTAGTTTTCCTCCGAGTTCCTGTTACGTTCAGAGTCTAGAATGCACTAATATTTGTGGCACCGAAACTGTGATCCAGTGTTTTTTTCGCAGAGCAGTACCTGGAATCTGTCATCAAAATGCAGTTGAATAGTTGTGTTAGTCGATGATTTTGTTTgatgctgctctgctctcattcagtttcatttaCTGCTTCATCGCTCCATTGCTGGGccagcacacacgcacgctcacacacacacacaaacatgcacacccATCGTCCTGCTTCCCTCCAAACACCCAGTGACAGGGGTTGTGAGATTGATTTCAAGCCACATcgccaaaaaaaagtaaagtctTAAATTTACAATTGTTTCATGAATGACATTTTACTAGCTTTTATATTACATCTGCTAGATGCAAAAAGAAATCAGCAAAATGTCATTAATGTCTTCTCTCTATTCATGAAATATGAAATTTCTCACCCTTCACACACAGTGCCCTTATCATGTGGTAAATATGTAACGACTGAGTttaacacgtgtgtgtgtgtgtttgacagcgCTGGATGCAGCCTTGGAGTTCCAGCAGCAGCTGGCGGTGCCCAGTACCTGGAGGacggaggtgaaggaggagagctCCAGCAGCGAGGACGACGacgacgaggaagaggaggagcaggaggaagatgccagcagtgaagaggaggaggtagtaTACACGCTCTGTCCCTGCAACCTCGGAGTAAAATGATACCCAATCTTGGCTGATATCTGAACAGCCTCCTCTCCGTGAGTCAAAcccaattattttttttacttccccATTTCCTGTCTGCAGGAGGAAGTGGAGCCGTTCCCAGAGGAAAGGGAGAActtcctgcagcagctgtacAAGTTCATGGAAGACAGAGGTGAGTCCAGGCTGCCATCAATAAATCTGCAGGTCCTCAAAAGCTCTTTTCTCTTTAAGGCTTTAAAAATgcttaaaatttgtatttagtttCTTTTTGATGCAACTATAAAATTACATAGTGGTATTGacagattattttcatttagtGATATTTAGTCAGGACAGAGTTGAAAAATAAGACAAACAGAATATGGCAAATTTTTCACCAAAAGATTTGAATTGGATTGTCAGTAGTGTGGGttttcttatgttgtattacattactgTATTACACTACTGTTGTATATTAACAGGGTTAGTACAATATGTcaaacatgttggacatcatgtccctaaaaattgaatttgctgattttgttattctTATATTGCTTCATTTACTTTGTTATAAGTTATAACTTTCATTAACTATGTCCAAAATCGTCGAAAATAGTTTGTTTTTGccagctttttgttttattttggttgtgaaattggtcttaaataataaaaaaaatactcacaATTGCCACTTACAAGGCCTGACTCAGTTAAATAACTAGTTTCCAGCAGGTTTCTAACTAAATGTTAGATTGTCTGTCATCTCAACCCGCTCCATGTGTCTCTTCTTCAGGAACTCCAATCAACAAGCGGCCTGTACTGGGCTACAGGAACCTCAACCTCTTCAAGCTCTACAGGCTAGTGAACAAACTGGGAGGCTTCGACAACGTGAGTGCCACGTTGGCATCTTGTTCACACGGTTTAATTTTGGTCACGATTTTCCTTTTGGATGCTGACTGACTCTGGaactgtcttcctctctcccatgTTTGAACAGATTGAGAGCGGCTCAGTTTGGAAGCAAGTCTATCAAGATCTGGGAATCCCTGTGCTCAATTCAGCCGCTGGCTACAATGTCAAATGTGCTTATCGCAAGTACGTACAGACTCTACCTCCACGTCTCTGTATAGCTTTCAACTCTGTTGGGCAGACACGGCTTTTGTTCTCTACTGCTGTACACTCTACTCATTCATCAAAGTTGACATGCAGTTTGTAGCGCGTTTTACTTTTCTTAAGTACAACTGTATGTCTTTCATACAACTTTTACAGCTTCCATTTTCAGCAGAATCCTCAATAAAAACCTATTTCGGCCTTTGCAGAATTAACTTTTAGCAGTGCAGAGACAGCAAAGCAGATGTTAAGGTTTCACTGAGTGATAAGCATGCTCATTATCACAACTGTGATGACGTGCATGCTTTTGAGAGCAGTGGTAAAATTAGACATAGGGTCCTTGTCGGATGTGTTAACAAGGAGTGGATGTGGATGTGTTCTCCTGCAGGTACTTGTATGGGTTTGAGGAGTACTGCACCTCCACCGCCATCACCTTCCGGATGGACCTCCCTCTGAAACAGGGTCCCAAGGGGGAGGTGAAGCCCGAGGGCGAGGCCGGAGGCACCGCCCCCACGGCGTCCGGCTCTGGAGAAGAGCAGAAAGCCCACCTCGACGGAGAGCCTTGCAGCGTGCAGCCTGTCGTCTGCAAGGTGCGTTCTCCTAATCCTTTATTTTGTCTCATGTTAAAGCTTCGTCCTCTGCCTTTCATATGTAAGATACATCTCTAAACGGTGTCCCTCATTTTTAAGACACTTCTCCAGTGTGATGTAGTAAAAGCATCCCTCTCCCGCAGGAGGAGAAAAGCGACTCGGCCAGGAACAAAATGGAGCCCGAATCGTCAAAGACGGAGCAGAAGGACGGCGgagacgacgacgacgacgaagacgacgacgacgacgacgaagaCGACGGCCCCCACAAGGGAGACGCGGACGAGGGCACGTCGATGGCGCGCCTCGGGGCCGAGAACATGAAGCAGGAGCccgaggaggagcaggagggcaAGGACAACTCTGGGTAGGTGGTCCGAAGCGACGGTCCCTCCACCAGTGTAGGGCCGTGGTAAAATCCTCCAACACTAGCTCCACGGCCTCTCCTCAGCTCCACAGGGTATCTGGATTGTGAAACAGTTTCCCTATTCAATCTGGCATCAATGCTTTATTCATATGTTTCTCCAGACACATATGCTCTTAAAAAGATAGGCCTATATTTCATCAAGTTGAGGCCTCCTTCTCCTTGGTGGCAGTGTAATGACACCGTAAGCATATCCTGCAGCTGAGGAGCGATGGCCCCTCTGGCCTCAAACAGAGGTTTAACCCCCCCATACCCCCTCCAATCCAACTCTACCTGCTATTTAACCACtctagacagagaaagagggaaactCGTCCTACCtgagctctcctctcctctcttctaaaTAAGCTCTTACCCACTGCCCTCTGTGCTGTTATTTCTCATGGCTTAGTCGGCACCAGCTGGCAGAGACATCTAAGAGCACCAAAGCCTGACTGCTACCTGTCTACTGGCATGTCGTgctgtggtctctctctctctctcgctctctctctttctctccgtctctctctttctctctctgtctctctctctcactctggcTAGGGTTCTTTGAACATGGCTAGGCTCACTCAGTCGGCACACAGTGAAACATGGCTGTGCTCCTCTAGATTTTCTGCACTGCCCTGATCTCTGTCAAAGCTCTTTgcgctcagctctctctctctctctctatctctctctctctctctttctctctctctctgtcttttttctcattttgtggCTTTTGGTGTTCAGCTTTATTAAATGTTCCATGTCAGTATGTTAGCGTTGTCACTGATGCATTAGAACTCTCGAGGCAAGATAGTAGTTTAAAGGCAGTAACCTCTAGAGGCACATTTTGAAAAAGTAACTGCAACTGCCTTTTTCTTGCAGTGTGGACAAATGATTACTCTGCTTAGTTGAATGCTTTGGTCTCAGTTAGATGCTTTTTCACCCATTCTGTTCTGTCCAGAAGGTCTAGATTAGTGTTCTCTGTCCAGTTTAGCCTCTGTCTATTTCTTCACGCTCCAGTTTGGGCTTCAGATAATGGATAATATGAAGTAAGACATTCGTGTTAAGGCTGCTTGATAACTTCAGAAGCTTCCTTTTTTAGATTTGAGGCAACAGAGTTCTTCTCACAAACAAAGCCACTGGGTACTGGCTAGTACTACTGCCACAGTTGACAGAACTGAGTCCAAAGATTTGCCACAGTTCCTTATGTGTCTGGTTGAAGGGATAACAGACTTCCTCAACTTCAGGCTGCCCCCAACTTGTGCTGTTGCTCTTAGTAGCACTATCTCTGTAGTTATATCATCTAAGGCCCCGGGCACACTAGAGGATTATCGGGCCGATTAGCATCATATTTGGACATCCCCACAATCGCTTGGCTGGGACCAGTGGTCTGCTCAGATTATCTGGTGGTGTGAAGGTTTTACAGATTCAATCCCACAGTGATCGACTGGCagactgatctgatctgagccGCCCCGATCATATCAAGTTTGACATTTACAACCCGACATCTGGACAGGTCCTGTAGTGTGTTGAGAGACAGATTCATTCCAAGAGCAGAGGCCgccaatagccaatgagagcccAGTGTACTGTGGGTTGAGGTGGAAGAGTTATATTTAAAAGTTATATGAATGATAATAATTAATGAAATGTTGCCGAACTCCCGTTCTACAATGAATGTAAGTTACTAGCCAAACTACCATCATCTTCTACTCACCTCCAGGTTCAGCCCACATTGACTGTCTCTCCAGCCTCGGCTATACCCAAATTCtggctttatgtttttttctgccatttttatttttttttattttatttttttttcagtgcacaTTAATGCACATTGCATTAATGTGCACATTAATGGTATATATATTGATTAACATTGAATCACGCAATTTTCCAAAAGATTGGAGGTCCTGACGTTAGTGACATTTTAGgagtcagcaggataatctGTCATAACTCAGTGTGTGATACCCTGTCATTGCCTCATCGTCAACTGTGAGCATATTTACCACTGAGGGACaaaaaaatcagtgaaatccGTTATGTATGTGATGCAGTGCTTTTCCAAAAACAAGTTGGGATTTTTaaagtcttctagtgtgtccccagccttagAAGAGAAACAGTTTCTTAAATCGTCAGACTTGGACTGCTGCTGAAATAAGTGCATCTTCGTCACTGTGGCTTGTTGAATATCAGCTGTCAGCAGAAAGTGCATGCTCTAAGCAGTAGTTATGAGAGGGATTGTGTGGAGTAGTGTTTTGTAACTGTTCTTTGTGGCAGCAACCCAAATTGGATATTGCAGTCGTGCTTCCTCTCAATGCTGTAGTCTTGCTTTAAATTGCTGTGCTGCCTGCCAACTTGCGCTTTGCCGTGCTAACCTGCCCCTGTGGCCCCTGCGCCTAAACTGGCACTCCACCGCCCGTACCCTCCAGCTTCGACCTACTGACTGTTCCCCACTAGCTCCTCCTTGTGGCTGTTTTGCCTCTTACTGAACCCctagccagtgtgtgtgtgaatgagagtcCTACGTATGTTGTGTGTGGATGTAGGGTTAGATGGCCTAACGGTAGTTTCATTTCCCATACAAGATGATTGAATTTGATTTTTGTCATGAAAGTATGATGTATTTATTGCTGAAACCCTCCATGTACTGTTCTTTGAGAGCTTGTGTATACTGTAGGTTGCTGTAGGTTACACACTGGAGTAGAGTTATGGGAGGACAAGAGTGGAAGTTTTAGATGGAAAGTGTATGACTCCTTACTACCAGACAAAATGTGAGGAGGGAAATGTTTAGTAGTTTTTAGTTAAGGGACCTACTGTTGTTATTGGTCAGGATTggacaggacagggcagggcagggtgGAGTGAATTTAGCAGGAAATAGGCTTCCTAGAACCAGGCAGTGAGgagggtgggtgtgggtggggctTTGGTGTTCAATGGGGCAGCCTAGGGCCAGGAAGTGCTGAACTGTCTTTCTTGCAGGGATGACAGCAgtcaggagggggaggaaggggaggagttTGAGTGTTACCCCCCGGGGATGAAGGTGCAGGTGAGGTATGGGCGAGGCCGCAATCTGAAGACGTACGAGGCCACTGTGAAAGAGGCAGacgtggaggggggagaggtgCTCTACCTGGTGCACTACTGTGGCTGGAACGTCAGGTAAGACAGGACCTGGGGAGAATCACCTAATGTCTATATTCACCCTCTAAAAAGACATCTCTTACCTTCAATTCAGCTCAAGGGATCACCACTACGTGGGTATCCCCACGGCAGTAACAGATACATCCCTCCCTCACAATTCTACTAAAGTCCCTTAGTCAGTACTCTGATTATGGATTACATTGAGCCATCTAGTGGCAGAAACAGAATTGGGTTGATATGTAACATTCCTTAGCTTTCCTCACTCAGTTTTGACTGaatcccctgtctgtctgtccccctgctgtctgtctcaacGAAGTCTACAGACGGGCTGAATTTTAGCCAATTTTACTTTTGGCAATGGTTTTGGCTAAACCATCACAGAACATTGgagtatacagtataatgtaataatgtaggCCACCCTTGGGATCTCTCTGAAAGGCCAAATAAAGTGCTGCTACACTCACCTCTACCTCTCaaccctctcccccctccccaatGGGCCAGGGTTAATGCAGTGTTAAGTAGAGTGTTAGGGTACCATGACAAAGAGGTTAACTTTCCTGCTTTCTAGTGAGACCAGTTTACGTATTTCATCGTCTCAATGTTGTTGTGTGGTCCTCTAGCACTCTATAAAAGATAGAGGGATGTTCTCTGCATTGTGTCTGTCGTGTGTGACGTTGTGAAACTTTCATTTCCTTCATATGACCCAAGTAGCACCCTTGGTACTGTTGGAACTttcttgaatttgttttttgtggttGTCGGTTTTCATAATGTTTCTTTCTTCATTGTAAAGGTTTGTCTTTTCCACACAATACCATTGGATCTCTTCCTTTGCTGTTGAGGCTTATTGTATCACAGCAACAAGTTGGGGTCAGAGCTGTCTGTGTGGTGggttgtgtgagagagaatgtttTTAGCTCCTTCCTAAGATCTGAGTGATGAGATTGTTTCTTGTCTTTGTATTTTCCATTAGATATGATGAATGGATCAAGGCAGACAAGATTGTTCGCCCGGCCAATAAGAATGTACCAAAAATAAAGCATCGCAAAAAAATAAAGGTATGAGTTTGGAGAGTTACATGTTTTCGAATTCCAGCTAAGTTCATACTGTGAAGTGAACCACTGACCGTATTAAATTCCAACAgaacaaagcagagagggagcgagacagGTTGGAGAGGCTCAACGACAGAGAAGACCTCGGCCCTTCACCCAACAATAACCGTGTCCCACGCTCCAAATGTGGCCTGGGTCAGGATGTCTTTTCCAAGATGGAGGAGGGTGAGGACAAAGGGACTCAGCAGTCTCCAGTCAAGTCTATAGAAATTACTTCTATCCTCAATGGCCTGCAAGGTAGCAACACTCGTGAGCCTGTAGTCCTCATGCACACTTACAGCAGATTAGGACTGTTTGACTCTGAAGTGGTTGATTATTTGTGGTTCTGTTGCCATGCTACTGAAACTAAATTTTGTCTCGTTTGCTTCAGCCTCTGAGATTTCCACAGACGAAAGTGAGCATGAAGATGAGGAAGGGGATCATAATGAAGATGATCGCCCAGGTTGCCGTGGCAGCCTCAGGAAGGGCCCACCAGAGCCCCCACAGACATCAGAGCGATGGGAGAGTGGGACCCCTCCTGAAGTATCCAAACCTCCTTCAGTCTCAGGAAAGAGCCAAGATCCAGTCAGTCCAGAGGGTCCAGAGGTGGGGAAGCGCCGAAGCCAACCAGAGTTGGAGGGAGAGGCAAGCACCAGGAAGAGGAAATCTGAGGGTGCAGCAGAGAGGACCCCAAAAGGCCCATCCAAAGCCAAGACCAGGAACACCAGGAGTGCAGACTGGCTGCCTGGAAGCTCTCCCAGGAAGCTAGAGGAGAGAGGGGCCGGtccaggggaggagaggggggcctCATCCAGCAGCAGTTCAGAAGATGAAGGGCCACCACTTGCTGAGTCCCAGGCTGAGGAAAGTGAGCGGAGTCGCCCAAAAGCCAAAGGTTCCCCCTCTAAGAAGTACAACGGGATGAAGGAGAAGACCAAAACTGGCCGAACCTCTGGGTTCTGGGAGATCCCTGACAAGAGGGTTAAAATGCCTGGGAGTGCAGAGGAAAGACCTGCTGTACGTACTAAGGGCCAGAAGGACGTGTGGTCAAGTATCCAGGCCCAGTGGCCCAAGAAGACCCTGAAGGAGTTGTTCTCTGACTCGGACACAGAGGCTGCCAACTCTCCGCCCCCAACCGTGTCCGCGGTCCTGGAGGAGCCCCGAGCAGAGCAGGACGCCGGGCCTGAGGATGAAGCCTCAGAGGAGCAGATGGACAACGACAAACTGCAGGAGTTTCCCAGCAGCGGCAGCAACTCTGTACTCAACACGCCACCAACTACGCCCGAGTCGCCCTCGATGGGGGGCAGCGCCGTGGAAGACTCCGGCCGAGCGCAGCCTTCCTCCCCTCCGCCGTCTATAGCCCCCGCCTTGCCTTCAGAGCCGGCTTCTGCCGCCCTTCCCCCGGGACCCATACAGGAGGAAGCCGCGGGCGGGCGCAGCGAGACCGACAGCAGCACAGTGGAAGTGGAGAGTCTGGGCGGGGAGCTGCAGGACCTCCCGCAGGATGAAGGGGCAGGATCCCCCTCCAAAGCCTTTGACGCCAGCCTCTcctgcaacagcaacagcaactgcAGCCTagagctgagcagcagcagtcaaCAGGAGAGTGAACAGAAGTCCAAAGGTATGAATGACGGCAAATAAACTTTGTCAAGTGCTTTGTGTTTCGCAGTGGCAgacttcattatttatttatctttttttaaggCGGGGGTACTTTCTAGAAATAATCATGCATAAAGCTGACAACTCATTTCACAGTCTGTCTATTCCCTCACCATCTCCATGCGTCTGCTTTGTAGCATCTGCGAGTCAGAAGCGGCAAAAAGAATCACAGACAGGTGGAGCCTCAAAGAAACACAAGCCAAACCGCAAGAGCCTAGGTGTGCCTCCCAAAAAGAATAGGAAAACAGGTAAGTAAGAGAGATGTCGAAGTAGAATTGCCGGCTTCCTGCTGTCCTTCCCACTTCAAATGGCCTTACTTTGAATGCTTCCAGTACTGGTATCAGTTACCAAGAACCAACTGAGTACCATGTTATTTTATGATTTTGAACTTTGTGTCAATTGATCAGTTACATAAGAAAATTGGATATCAAGTAAAGTACTAGATATTGGTATATCGGTATATTCGGAGTGCTTTAAGTTTAAGTAGTGGTACTTTGTATTTCTGCTTCATGTTTACAGAGAGCATTTATTTACTAGCTTGCGGACATTATATTAACAAAGTGACATTTTTGCTTGATCGCTGTCCGTCTCTTGATCACTGCCTCCTTCGCTCCTGCAGCCAACAGCAGTGACAGTGAGGACCAGTCTGTTGTTGAGGGCACTGCCAAATCACCTGCCTCCAAGAACAATGCATCAGACGTGAAGGCTGCCATTTCGCCCAAGTGCCCCGGGCGAACTCCGCCTTCGAGCCATAAGTACCACAAGCAGGGTGACCCTGACCACCCCCATCACCGCGAACACCACGGGAGAACGCCACGCGTCTACAAGTGGAGCTTCCAGATGTGTAAGTGTCAGACTGCTGACAAGTTTGTTGGCGTACACTGGAAAATTAAAGGAAATCTGCCTTTTTCATTAGGACCCATAGGAGAGGCCTTCGCCTGAGGATATTAACTGTCAAAATCTTCTTTGTAGTCTcttaaaaactcactttcataaacttgctgtttttatttattctagtTTATCTTCAGTTTCACTTTGCATTAATTTTGCATTCTACTTTTGctataatatatttataatattttataGAGTTTGCCTGCTATTTTATTTGTAAACTACTTTAATGATTTGGAAAAATGCAAAGAAAGTGTTTGTCATTGATACATCATTAAGTAGACGGAGCACTGCAGCCGTATGTCCTCGTGTCTGTGTCTTAGAGACCTAACATCCTAAAATACATTATGTTCCACCCAGCGGACTTGGAGAAGATGAGCAGCCTGGAGAGGATCTCGTTTCTTCAGGAGAAGCTGCAGGACATCAGGAACCACTACCTCTCCCTCAAATCTGAGGTGGCCTCCATTGACCGACGACGAAAACGCATGAAGAAGAAGGAACGGGAAAGTGAGTCATCTTCCTGTGATGTCAACCGTTAAAGATAGTCGTCCTtgttctctccacctacacgctTTGTAGCCGATCATAACCAAACCCTGCTTCTGTCCTCCAGGCACGGTGGcggcttcctcctcctcgtcctcgtcaTCCTCCTCACCGTCCTCCAGCTCGCTGACGGCGGCGGTCATGCTGACCTTGGCTGACCCTCCGGTgtcctcctcgtcctcgtcctctcAGAACTCTGGGGTATCGGTGGAGTGCAGGTGACAGGACGTACCAGCGAGGAGCCACCGCACTAAGCACTTAACCAGCACCCTGGGCTCACCGCCCCCACTCCCTTCCACCAGGACAGACAAGTCAACCTACATACTGTAACTACTGGGGCACAAAAACCAGACCagagacaaaaaacaagaaacaagcaCTATTTTCTATTGACAACTGTTTCCTTGGCAAGCTAATGGCACTTAAGTGCACTTTTATGAAGATTGTGTAGGGGGAAgaatttgtcaaaaaaaagtacaaaattgTCTTTTGCGCTCTCCTTAATTGAACATTTATAAGAATTGTTTTTGCAAGCAATAATTGTTTCCATTTGATAAAGTTCTATTATCTTGGTTAGGGATGATTCCAGTGAAGACCCCTCTGTGCTCTGTCCTCATAGCCCAACGTGGCACAGCCAGTGCTTGCCATTTTATTTTGGGGAATTCAGAGGAACTGTGCCACAATGGCATTAAGGGCATACTCAATGTAACGTTGCCTcatgtttctctgtccaccCTCATTATAAGGGCCTTCATATGGTGAATAAACCTCAGATGGTTGACTATGCTCATCCCAAGTACAGGAACACTGTCCTGTACCTGTTTGCTTTGAGTCAATAGGTGGTGAAGGATAGGGTTTCAGATCATCATATGTCCACTGACAGCCACAGTGGATGAATATGGAATGATACTGTAGTgcctttttgttcttttctacGGGGCACTTTGAGAAAGGACAGCACTTTTTCCTGGTCCTATTCTCAAATCAAGAGGGTCACCCAGAATAATGTGTCCCTTACAAAAGACTGAAGAATACTGTATGAATGAGCAGGCGGTGAAGGGCTGTGTCTGACAGATATTGATGGTTTTTATCAGCATATGGAAATATTTAAGAAATATGATTGTAAAGGATAAAGCAGAACTATACTGGATCACCTATAATCTACTACTGAATACTCATCCAGTTTGGGTACAACTGTTAAGTCTGGCAGTATAAAATGTGCAATGATGGAGGTGGCGAATGCAATGGTTACATTTCTTCAGTTGATCAGCCTTTTAAATGCccatctgctttttttttttaaattatgttcTGATCGCTCATTAAATCACCCAGTCAGTCGTATCCTCTTCACTTAAGATTTGATAGTGCAGCTGTGCAACTTGAAGGCAAACATGGGAGGTATTTACAGCATCACTGTGTACCTCAGAACAAATGAATGAGACACAATCCCAAGTCTGCAGCAGTTCAAAGAACATACAGTCAGTTTAATACAAGCGAGGCATACCTTTCTGGCATCTCTTTCCCGTTTTACTTCTGATCCGTAATGACATGCCAGCTCTCATCATCTATTTTAAACAAAGATTTCCTCTCATACTCATCCCTACCAAAAATGTTTGGTTCTGTTTCATGTACTATGACCAGAATAATGGTAAAGATATTGTAAATGTGCATTTATATCATAAAGTGACGTATGTGTATACATTTCTGAAGACATCTCCAGTGTTTCCTTTGTATAGACTCCCTACTGTATGATAACCTGaagttctgttttgtttggcaCTTGTATGTAATTGTATGCTTTTGTTATACATTTGTATATTGAGAAGAGTGTTTTGAGTCAAGCTATTTAATATCTTGCACTGTTAATAACATGTACTTTTCTGTACAGACAGTTTTACGGTTTTAACTGTAGTTTGAGTGTAAATACTGAGGGTAAAAGCATGTCCGTTCCCCCCCCTTGTCCTCATTCTTGTTCTCTTGTAGGGACAGAtttatttagtttcatttattttgttgttttgttctgccGCTTTCATGAATTTcaagaaagttttttttccctttataattttattgttttggtttagtttgtattttgttttgttttctgttagCTTGTGCTTGTAAAGAGAAGAATTGTGGTTTTGGAGGCGGCTGAACTATTTTCCAACCTGTACATGAGCTGTAGCTAAAGCTTTATGGACCTGTATGGAAAATGGTCTGGATCATAGAGTAAGAGAAAGTGATGGAGCTTGTTGAAAAAGGCTCAATAGTATTTATTAGGCTCATCTGATGATGGTCATTGTGTAATTTATTGTACAAATGTAAGCAAAACAGAAGCCTCTGTTTGAAATAAATGCCATAGTTTGTGAAGTACTCAGTGTGTCTGTTGCCTGCATCTAAGAAGCTGTTACTGCTACCATGTTGGGTTTTAAAAGTTAGTCATTAATGAAATTCGAATGACTTTTTCTGAGCAAAGCTC
This genomic window contains:
- the arid4b gene encoding AT-rich interactive domain-containing protein 4B isoform X1; this encodes MKTLEEPPYLTVGTDVSAKYRGAFCEAKIKTAKRLVKAKVTFKPDLSTAEVHDEHIKGPLKVGAVVEVKNQDGVYQEATINKLTDASIYTVVFDDGDEKTLRRSSLCLKGARHFAESETLDRLPLTNPEHFGTPVIGKKGNRGRRSNPVQEEESSSSSSEEEESDQRQNEDLFGKVVCVEGVATGDKKKTTWYPALVISPDCHEDVTMKKDNIFVRSFKDGKFYMVLRKDVREMNSDSPPKADAGLKPALDAALEFQQQLAVPSTWRTEVKEESSSSEDDDDEEEEEQEEDASSEEEEEEVEPFPEERENFLQQLYKFMEDRGTPINKRPVLGYRNLNLFKLYRLVNKLGGFDNIESGSVWKQVYQDLGIPVLNSAAGYNVKCAYRKYLYGFEEYCTSTAITFRMDLPLKQGPKGEVKPEGEAGGTAPTASGSGEEQKAHLDGEPCSVQPVVCKEEKSDSARNKMEPESSKTEQKDGGDDDDDEDDDDDDEDDGPHKGDADEGTSMARLGAENMKQEPEEEQEGKDNSGDDSSQEGEEGEEFECYPPGMKVQVRYGRGRNLKTYEATVKEADVEGGEVLYLVHYCGWNVRYDEWIKADKIVRPANKNVPKIKHRKKIKNKAERERDRLERLNDREDLGPSPNNNRVPRSKCGLGQDVFSKMEEGEDKGTQQSPVKSIEITSILNGLQASEISTDESEHEDEEGDHNEDDRPGCRGSLRKGPPEPPQTSERWESGTPPEVSKPPSVSGKSQDPVSPEGPEVGKRRSQPELEGEASTRKRKSEGAAERTPKGPSKAKTRNTRSADWLPGSSPRKLEERGAGPGEERGASSSSSSEDEGPPLAESQAEESERSRPKAKGSPSKKYNGMKEKTKTGRTSGFWEIPDKRVKMPGSAEERPAVRTKGQKDVWSSIQAQWPKKTLKELFSDSDTEAANSPPPTVSAVLEEPRAEQDAGPEDEASEEQMDNDKLQEFPSSGSNSVLNTPPTTPESPSMGGSAVEDSGRAQPSSPPPSIAPALPSEPASAALPPGPIQEEAAGGRSETDSSTVEVESLGGELQDLPQDEGAGSPSKAFDASLSCNSNSNCSLELSSSSQQESEQKSKASASQKRQKESQTGGASKKHKPNRKSLGVPPKKNRKTANSSDSEDQSVVEGTAKSPASKNNASDVKAAISPKCPGRTPPSSHKYHKQGDPDHPHHREHHGRTPRVYKWSFQMSDLEKMSSLERISFLQEKLQDIRNHYLSLKSEVASIDRRRKRMKKKERESTVAASSSSSSSSSSPSSSSLTAAVMLTLADPPVSSSSSSSQNSGVSVECR